One genomic segment of Plasmodium cynomolgi strain B DNA, chromosome 14, whole genome shotgun sequence includes these proteins:
- a CDS encoding vacuolar protein sorting 26 (putative), with protein LSNIFGSVCSIDLKIDAEGSRKFAFLRKDKKGDKCPIFSDGEDINGVATISLKPGKKFEHYGIKLELIGQINILNDKSNSYDFFSISKDLEPPGFLIESKQFKWKFSSVDKQHESYFGTNVELRYFVRLNIIKGYSGNIQKEIDFIVQNLCIPPEINSTIKMEVGIEDCLHIEFEYDKSKYHLKDVVVGKVYFLLVRIKIKHMELDIIKMETSGVGKNYTTETVTLSKFEIMDGSPIKSECIPVRLYLSGFDLTPTYKNIQNKFSVKYYINLIIVDEDERRYFKKQEIFLWRKKLG; from the coding sequence CTGTCCAACATCTTCGGGAGCGTGTGCTCAATAGACCTGAAAATAGACGCAGAAGGAAGCCGGAAGTTTGCCTTTTTgcgaaaggacaaaaaaggagacaaatGTCCCATATTCTCGGATGGAGAAGACATTAACGGAGTGGCCACGATCAGTTTAAAACCAGGAAAAAAGTTTGAGCATTACGGGATTAAGTTAGAATTAATTGGGCAGATAAATATCCTAAATGATAAGTCAAACTCGTATGACTTTTTCTCAATATCGAAGGATCTAGAGCCTCCAGGGTTTCTAATAGAAAGTAAACAATTCAAATGGAAATTTTCCTCAGTCGACAAACAACATGAATCATATTTCGGAACCAATGTAGAATTACGTTACTTTGTCAGATTAAACATAATAAAGGGATATTCAGGTAACATACAAAAGGAGATAGATTTTATCGTACAAAATCTGTGCATTCCTCCAGAGATTAACAGCACTATTAAAATGGAGGTAGGAATTGAAGATTGCCTTCATATCGAATTCGAATATGATAAGTCCAAATACCATTTGAAGGATGTTGTGGTAGGgaaggtatattttttacttgttaggattaaaataaagcataTGGAGTtagatattataaaaatggagacatCTGGGGTTGGTAAGAATTATACCACAGAAACGGTGACTTTGTCTAAGTTTGAGATTATGGATGGATCTCCCATAAAGTCGGAATGCATTCCTGTGAGACTGTACTTGAGTGGATTCGACTTAACCCCCACTTATAAAAACATTCAGAATAAGTTTTCCGTTAAGTACTACATCAACTTGATAATTGTGGATGAGGACGAGCGGCGTTACTTTAAGAAGCAGGAAATTTTCCTCTGGCGGAAGAAACTGGGGTGA
- a CDS encoding hypothetical protein (putative), protein MAQVEKENSFSILQPVEAEPMSVLDHVNDIIDKKRREKKNKKEQLNEWGNMKKKEKTDELKLQWKLIQHENLAEKGEYHKVKKDEKMPQFFQVATLVNGNHKIKVGAGQESQSLHTSNRRKKKCLSVLQQLERDKDMKDWCVKRYTKIQREKNIGGKSFVRKQRRQLLKMKK, encoded by the coding sequence ATGGCGCAGGTAGAGAAGGAGAACAGCTTCAGCATTTTGCAACCGGTGGAGGCGGAGCCCATGTCCGTGCTGGATCACGTGAATGACATTATCGACAAgaagaggagggagaagaagaacaaaaaggaacagttAAACGAGTGGggaaatatgaagaagaaggaaaaaacggacGAGTTAAAGCTACAGTGGAAATTAATACAACACGAAAATTTAGCTGAAAAAGGTGAATACCATAAGgttaaaaaggatgaaaagatGCCCCAGTTTTTTCAAGTAGCTACATTAGTGAATGGGAaccataaaataaaagtgggAGCTGGACAGGAATCTCAGTCGTTACATACGTCGAACAGGCGCAAGAAGAAATGCCTGTCCGTCCTCCAGCAATTGGAGAGAGACAAGGATATGAAGGACTGGTGCGTGAAGAGGTACACGAAAATTCAGAGGGAGAAGAATATCGGCGGTAAGTCCTTCGTACGGAAGCAGCGAAGGCagctgttaaaaatgaagaag
- a CDS encoding dimethyladenosine transferase (putative) produces MLKTKIPSREFKPKRSLGQNYLKDENIIQKMVSAIELDADAFYLRDNRVGSRQGGCEEGKAEGDAEAEAAEESDRAPRSAKEARSLQSVRDQGKGIIELGCGLGQISKFLFAKYKKMTAVEIDSRALSVISRTMPGFDFIHDDVLQINYKDLSESKATKLTVIGNLPFYITSQILFCLLDYHQYIEQAIVTIQYEVGQRIISKVNEKNYSILSILFNLYTTPYLLFKIPSSAFYPVPKVEAAVMKIIFKHSNLNCNLFFLKEILRHSFQQRRKKLKSSLKRLLAKYSTTKKELQLPPSVCHLRPQQLTPPQFVELTNFLFPLSSYPFDPNVQTKVWRKKKHGD; encoded by the exons ATGCTCAAAACTAAAATCCCATCGAGGGAATTCAAGCCAAAGAGGAGTTTGGGGCAGAATTATTTAAAGGATGAAAATATCATACAGAAAATGGTCAGTGCGATTGAGCTGGATGCCGATGCGTTTTATCTGAGGGACAATCGGGTTGGCAGTCGGCAGGGGGGGTGCGAAGAAGGAAAGGCGGAAGGAGACGCGGAAGCGGAAGCAGCCGAAGAATCGGACCGAGCACCTCGCAG CGCGAAGGAGGCGCGTTCCCTCCAAAGCGTGAGGGACCAAGGGAAGGGAATCATCGAGCTGGGGTGCGGACTCGGACAAATAAGCAAATTCCTctttgcaaaatataaaaaaatgacggcCGTAGAAATAGACAGTCGAGCTCTATCAGTAATCAGCAGAACCATGCCAGGCTTTGACTTCATCCACGACGATGTATTGCAAATCAATTATAAAGACCTCTCCGAAAGTAAAGCAACCAAATTAACCGTAATAGGAAACCTACCCTTCTACATAACCTCCCAAATATTGTTCTGCCTACTCGATTACCACCAGTACATCGAACAAGCAATCGTAACCATACAGTACGAAGTTGGCCAAAGAATTATATCCAaagtaaatgaaaaaaattattccataTTAagtattctttttaatttatatacaaCCCCCTACttgctttttaaaatccCGAGCTCTGCATTTTATCCGGTTCCCAAAGTAGAAGCAGCTgtgatgaaaattattttcaagcATTCCAACCTTAactgtaatttattttttttaaaagaaattttacgCCATTCGTTTcagcagaggaggaaaaagctCAAATCCAGTTTGAAGCGTCTCCTTGCCAAATATTCcaccacaaaaaaggagcttcAGCTTCCACCATCTGTTTGCCATTTGAGACCCCAGCAGTTGACTCCTCCGCAGTTCGTCGAACTGAccaactttttatttcctcttaGCTCCTACCCCTTCGACCCCAATGTGCAGACCAAGGTGTGGCGCAAGAAGAAGCACGGGGATTGA
- a CDS encoding pfg377 homolog (putative) has translation RKSVPDYAKLKNQVVKEDEKLFGELSTKVKNEESKKKNILEYKSDLDTHLDKMMAKNEDGQYIITAGLIMQNFKKYQKDLMEECGKRFYGKFRISLGTKKKIILKKFREALKYSIRVMQDLAPSYDEKEYTKTFTDIYMKKKETYKAEYSKTRRIISKKMDIAFRKYVKEHYEEKDVVIRKELQIIRQLVLTKIDQIYTELYNNLHVEVQIDLESIKNEKLKMKKKVFQIVRQNINYPNDLKLLEGNLDHYKADETPEGKNQKEVLNAEIAKLKQRIEKNKSDVAKLRTHFESILERYEQALIKMDAIDDLEKRFRLFRFEVAKEYKDCRHHIDALVSLLDQDAGEYIRIESLTKELLNDVDQINYDINETRILLHALKTKKKHIELDIQIGEKLYKMEQNSDINSKNDEKRGKLKEIVTKIEDEEHKLEKLYIRRDVFMKDLNFIISDSEKDPPETVKFLLPELVKKKDKKNLEHFMIEIMIETDIENNALTKLVDTFKKDLLFYKYHIINTQDYLKLPTDEKNIDEKFTAHLDRNAKMFADKLESFRGELITYKQLVKKQGGDKQPDAMTYLKRNIAHLKNMIHALRNGGHIEDISYILINPDFFKTGGIKNEDRESELAHTALLKRYSALNSLGKVLTDSQNKALHFGIHYKYTSDKVLWYLAILKKYIERTEMVYNNSYDPGKKSRLKLAEFIKNRADAALEEPVLLQYGGDIWGGSWGFAWGEAGDKQKYLRVMKKEQTYPYKLKEIKDLYVVDKIVKDKLVKTGKLDSLKDYMHVKVYNIVEVKDPPMTLFDKEELNQLKLLTPDGHITQGSVQNYLTHLGFISKGGAPSAEEHSGGAPSGGADLLPAILQTAADYLKKSNISYDAILEVLKYLQATPDAINVRDIITLSEIILDNSNVFFVKQDTMSIYILTFLELLGVQVKMDDIQKRDRKSRVMTYLSILKSYYKKVEIRDEMKKHVLRFLKPNDAFPTLSYNPKLHEFLLGVQQSLDGNSTLYEAFKKENAEFVTELLSGVKKGLDEFVDYIFAKVATMSSENFMSKYYHVHEYKHEEMTKLDIWSYDYRTINLDEMITLFFYFVNPDLRNLLNEYAIKANLSCLDKFPTFDFKDIFSVTNDTQLNELFLEKIGNFGYGRVQSLVYIWRYLLHPDNKEFFTYEKVSSTVERYFSNTVFDDNTRAMLSKLVYSFLGRISYHTVSYFDIEMEPLIQNSDMELITLFHNILNKLNFILYCTNTKPYLERYAPANLLSYSRPFKLDALKIFHQFVNSLPHYLRSHIVNFFETDFSEITENLIVDLFHHFESFLDNNSSSFESEEENKIESFFKLNYFFTKNKNVEDGNYKSMLLENPNFKEAKIIFNRRVKYDHVNKKTNYQESLKLKDLIDEKSFKMLLQNLIKEQITFDELDEKFKSFMSKKKLVFPKFDILKTKIVQTADDLYYLKIYKYLYDTFQKIHVTQPIHDLYFLFLKTLLDYSVAPFEFTDDHVQKQLNIQLARKYRKYIDFLSQLFSCLFNFYYYDDTIHCQNFGNYISEEEFSPEQKMLNIFQTPFVELPQTVQNNQINFDYHINEEDLFLDFIKEFIPENQKMDQKQIQVESFKIRYFITEISKFVMRTVMSKMPSSYLFKMGHKDFYINVDDIVNNLQPFFEQVRKVKAPSDQVNSSYHVISGTIANFMDTNNEDAASFRFQNIKFYLNNHVTQLFLQNNMSFKYFIEFIKNIDRFKTYFPTLSELYVFVDKHVNIINAITHPNFTERATTQHVIQIFVDTLKNFGVDLYAV, from the coding sequence AGAAAAAGCGTCCCTGATTATGCCAAGCTGAAAAATCAAGTAGTAAAAGAAGACGAGAAGCTGTTCGGAGAATTAAGCACCAAAGTGAAGAATgaagaaagtaaaaaaaaaaacatactcGAGTATAAGTCAGACTTAGATACACATCTAGACAAAATGatggcaaaaaatgaagatggaCAGTATATCATCACCGCAGGACTTATTATGCAAAATTTCAAGAAGTACCAAAAGGACCTCATGGAAGAATGTGGGAAAAGATTCTATGGGAAATTTAGAATCTCTCTtgggacgaaaaaaaaaatcatattgaaaaaatttagagAAGCCCTCAAGTACTCTATCAGAGTGATGCAGGATCTAGCACCTAGTTATGATGAGAAAGAATACACAAAGACCTTCACCGATAtttatatgaagaaaaaggagactTACAAAGCAGAGTACTCCAAAACTAGGAGGATaatttctaaaaaaatggacatagCTTTTAGGAAGTATGTCAAAGAACACTACGAGGAAAAAGACGTCGTAATTAGGAAGGAACTTCAAATCATTCGCCAACTAGTTCTCACCAAAATTGACCAAATTTACACAGAGCTTTACAACAACCTGCATGTGGAAGTCCAAATCGACTTGGAgtccataaaaaatgaaaaactaaaaatgaagaaaaaggtttTCCAAATTGTCAGGCAAAATATTAACTACCCAAATGATTTGAAACTCCTCGAGGGAAACTTGGACCATTACAAGGCTGACGAAACCCCTGAGGGGAAGAACCAAAAAGAGGTACTTAACGCTGAAATTGCTAAGCTAAAACAgagaatagaaaaaaataaaagtgatgTGGCTAAACTTAGAACCCATTTTGAATCCATTTTAGAGAGGTACGAACAGGCCCTAATAAAAATGGACGCTATAGACGATTTAGAAAAACGATTCAGGCTCTTCCGCTTCGAAGTCGCCAAAGAGTACAAAGATTGCAGACACCACATCGATGCACTGGTCTCCCTTTTGGACCAAGACGCAGGGGAGTACATACGAATTGAGAGTCTCACCAAAGAACTGCTGAACGATGTAGACCAAATCAATTACGACATCAATGAAACGAGGATTCTCCTGCATGCACTCAAAACTAAAAAGAAGCACATCGAATTGGACATACAAATAGGGGAAAAACtgtacaaaatggagcaaaatTCGGATATTAACTCCAAAAATGACGAGAAGAGAGGAAAACTAAAGGAGATAGTCACCAAAATAGAGGATGAAGAACACAAGTTGGAAAAACTCTACATCAGGAGGGACGTCTTCATGAAGGATCTAAACTTCATCATCAGCGATAGTGAAAAGGATCCCCCAGAAACGGTCAAATTTCTACTCCCAgaacttgtaaaaaaaaaagataaaaaaaatttagaacaCTTTATGATCGAAATTATGATCGAGACGGATATAGAAAATAATGCACTCACCAAACTTGTTgatacttttaaaaaagaccTCCTTTTCTACAAGTACCACATTATCAACACGCAAGATTATTTGAAGTTACCCACTGATGAGAAAAACATcgatgaaaaatttacagcCCATTTGGATAGAAACGCAAAGATGTTCGCAGACAAATTGGAAAGCTTTCGAGGAGAGTTAATAACATACAAACAGTTAGTGAAAAAACAAGGGGGGGATAAGCAGCCAGATGCTATGACCTACCTTAAGAGGAATATAGCTCATTTGAAGAATATGATTCATGCTCTACGAAACGGAGGACATATAGAAGACATAAGTTACATTTTGATAAACCcagattttttcaaaactgGGGGAATTAAAAACGAAGACAGAGAAAGCGAACTAGCACACACGGCGCTGCTAAAAAGATATTCCGCTTTGAACTCCCTAGGGAAGGTCCTCACCGACTCACAGAATAAAGCACTCCACTTTGGCATACATTACAAATACACATCAGATAAGGTCCTATGGTATCTAGCTATCTTAAAAAAGTACATCGAAAGAACCGAGATGGTATATAATAACTCGTACGATCCGGGGAAGAAATCCAGACTTAAGTTAGCAgagttcataaaaaatagagCCGATGCCGCTTTGGAAGAACCAGTGCTTCTCCAGTACGGAGGAGACATATGGGGAGGCTCATGGGGATTCGCATGGGGGGAAGCCGGAGACAAGCAGAAGTACCTACGTGTCATGAAGAAAGAGCAGACCTATCCATACAAGttgaaagaaataaaggaTCTCTACGTTGTGGATAAAATTGTGAAGGACAAACTGGTGAAAACAGGGAAGCTAGACTCGCTGAAGGATTACATGCACGTGAAGGTATACAATATCGTGGAGGTAAAGGACCCACCCATGACTCTCTTCGATAAGGAGGAGCTGAATCAGTTGAAGCTGTTGACCCCAGATGGGCACATCACGCAGGGCAGTGTGCAGAATTATCTGACCCACTTGGGGTTCAtttcaaaagggggagcacCCAGTGCAGAAGAGCACAGTGGGGGAGCACCCAGCGGGGGAGCTGACCTACTGCCCGCCATCCTCCAAACGGCGGCCGACTAcctaaaaaaaagcaacatcAGTTACGACGCCATTTTGGAAGTGCTGAAATATCTGCAGGCTACTCCCGACGCGATCAACGTGCGGGACATCATAACCCTGAGCGAAATAATTCTGGACAATTCGAACGTCTTCTTCGTGAAGCAGGACACGATGAGCATCTACATTTTAACCTTTTTGGAGCTCCTCGGGGTCCAGGTCAAGATGGATGATATACAGAAAAGGGACCGAAAGTCCAGAGTGATGACTTACCtgagcattttaaaaagttactACAAGAAGGTGGAAATTAGggacgaaatgaagaaacaCGTGTTGCGATTTTTGAAGCCGAATGATGCTTTCCCAACTTTGTCCTACAATCCAAAGTTGCATGAGTTCCTCCTAGGAGTTCAGCAAAGTCTGGATGGAAATTCTACCCTTTACGaagcatttaaaaaggaaaatgccgAATTTGTAACAGAGCTTTTAAGTGGAGTAAAGAAGGGACTTGACGAATTTGTGGATTATATCTTCGCCAAGGTAGCTACAATGAGTTCGGAAAATTTCATGTCCAAATACTATCACGTGCATGAGTACAAACACGAGGAAATGACTAAGTTAGATATCTGGTCATATGATTACAGAACCATTAATCTGGACGAAATgataacattatttttttattttgtaaatccAGACCTTCGAAATCTGCTGAATGAGTATGCCATAAAAGCAAATCTGTCATGTCTGGATAAATTTCCCACCTTTGATTTTAAGgacattttttctgtcacAAATGACACTCAGTTGAATGAGCTGTTCCTTGAGAAAATTGGAAATTTTGGATATGGACGTGTCCAATCGTTAGTATACATATGGAGGTATTTATTACATCCCGATAATAAGGAGTTCTTTACCTACGAGAAGGTCAGTTCTACTGTCGAAAGGTATTTTTCGAACACTGTATTTGATGATAACACTCGGGCGATGCTCTCCAAATTGGTGTACTCCTTCCTCGGCAGAATATCCTACCACACGGTGTCTTACTTTGATATAGAGATGGAGCCTCTCATCCAAAATAGCGATATGGAGTTGATTACCCTTTTCCATAATATCCTAAATaagttaaattttattttatattgtacCAACACGAAACCTTATCTAGAACGATATGCCCCGGCGAATTTGCTCTCGTATAGCAGACCTTTCAAATTAGACGCACTGAAGATATTTCACCAGTTTGTGAATTCCCTGCCACATTATTTACGCTCTCACATTGTTAACTTTTTCGAGACGGACTTCTCCGAAATAACGGAAAATTTGATTGTAGATTTATTCCACCATTTTGAGTCCTTCCTGGATAACAACAGTAGCTCCTTCGAatcggaagaagaaaataaaatcgagtctttcttcaaattgaattatttcttcaccaaaaataaaaacgtcgAGGATGGAAACTACAAATCCATGCTTCTGGAAAACCCGAATTTTAAGGAGGCAAAAATTATCTTCAACAGGAGAGTCAAATACGAtcatgttaataaaaaaaccaACTACCAAGAAAGCCTTAAATTAAAAGACCTCATAGATGAGAAGTCATTTAAAATGCTACTCCAGAATTTGATCAAAGAACAAATCACCTTTGATGAATtggatgaaaaatttaaaagctttatgagtaaaaaaaaattggtctTCCCAAAATTTGATATCCTAAAAACGAAAATTGTGCAAACAGCAGATGATCTGTATTATTTGAAGATTTACAAATACCTTTATGACACATTTCAGAAGATCCATGTGACGCAGCCCATCCATGATTtgtattttctctttttgaAAACCCTTCTCGATTATTCTGTTGCCCCGTTTGAATTTACGGATGACCATGTGCAGAAGCAATTGAACATACAGCTTGCACGTAAGTACCGCAAGTACATAGACTTCCTATCTCAGTTGTTCTCTTGCCTATTCAACTTCTACTACTACGACGATACGATTCATTGCCAAAATTTTGGGAACTACATCAGTGAGGAGGAATTCTCCCCTGAGCAGAAAATGCTGAACATTTTTCAAACCCCGTTTGTGGAACTTCCACAGACGGTACAGAATAACCAAATAAATTTCGACTATCACATAAATGAGGAGGATCTATTCCTTGACTTTATTAAAGAATTCATTCcagaaaatcaaaaaatggaTCAGAAGCAGATACAAGTAGAATCATTCAAAATCAGATACTTCATCACAGAAATCTCCAAATTTGTCATGCGCACAGTTATGTCGAAGATGCCATCCTCATaccttttcaaaatgggtCACAAAGACTTTTACATAAATGTGGACGACATAGTTAACAATTTACAGCCATTCTTTGAACAGGTTCGCAAAGTCAAAGCACCATCAGATCAGGTTAATTCGTCCTACCATGTCATCAGTGGAACTATAGCAAACTTCATGGATACGAACAATGAAGACGCTGCTTCTTTCCGATTCCAAAATATTAAGTTTTATCTTAACAACCACGTCACGCAACTCTTCCTCCAGAATAACATGTCCTTTAAGTACTTCATCGAGtttatcaaaaatattgaCAGGTTTAAGACCTACTTCCCGACCCTCTCCGAGTTGTACGTGTTCGTGGACAAACACGTAAACATCATCAACGCGATTACACACCCCAACTTCACCGAGCGCGCCACTACGCAGCACGTCATACAGATTTTCGTCGACACGCTTAAGAACTTCGGCGTCGACCTATACGCGGTGTAG
- a CDS encoding hypothetical protein (putative) gives MLFYDLENLSTKENDNMDLNYKKKKNRYKSESKLNIFHKLFFFLKKNKKSHWKKKLKEHLIKFYSIKNETPKKSTGVCFVSFIDTKSVHDCIHNIPFTERNKWIISNAPPNYDIIWKNLKNHSYKVCARFIILNALLLLANTIIILTVTSIDNILKLKIKKYREEDPSSSNLSAILITWLSPFIVIFVNSIIQPALIACVSIAIGFIRKSSEHTYVLQGNFIFLILNTIIIPLLSLSPLSSLIKVMYSDEIGQWSTRLGAYLFNSSGFFAMRYLLHCCFLTCANQLLQIPQFSIRSIVKTVTKKETSAWTFDFGYWYGFNTTILALILTFSVAVPFILPLGSLYFFLRYYIDKYNLIYEICRTNLDSHGAIIRTAIKFMLFSVAFFQLVMFTFFSRVQNKFISVGRNILFLSSSLTTLLLLCRSTEWVSTNHIKKKKGKRTFCYLCEKNVYVSNLKDLNKLKYAYANPYETKR, from the exons ATGTTGTTCTACGATCTGGAGAATTTATCCACGAAGGAAAATGACAATATGGActtaaattacaaaaaaaaaaaaaatagatacaAATCAGAGTcgaaattaaatatatttcataaattattcttctttttaaagaaaaataaaaaaagtcattggaaaaaaaaacttaaagaACATCTGATTAAATTTTActccataaaaaatgaaactcCGAAAAAATCCACAGGGGTGTGCTTCGTATCATTTATCGATACCAAGTCCGTCCATGACTGCATTCATAACATCCCCTTCACGGAAAGAAACAAATGGATTATATCTAATGCCCCTCCCAATTATGACATAATATggaagaatttaaaaaatcacaGCTACAAGGTGTGTGCGCGTTTTATTATCCTTAATGCCCTGCTGTTGCTCGCCAACACGATTATCATTTTGACCGTCACGTCCATTGACAACATACTGAAGCTCAAGATTAAGAAGTACCGTGAGGAGGACCCCAGCTCCAGCAACCTCAGCGCCATTCTCATAA CTTGGCTCTCCCCCTTCATCGTCATTTTCGTTAACAGTATCATCCAGCCGGCCCTAATCGCCTGCGTTTCGATCGCCATTGGATTCATAAGGAAGTCCAGCGAACACACTTACGTGTTGCAGGGGAACtttatctttttaattttgaacaCGATTATTATTCCCCTCTTGTCCTTGTCTCCGCTCAGTTCGCTGATAAAG GTTATGTACTCCGACGAAATAGGCCAGTGGTCCACCCGCCTGGGTGCCTACCTGTTCAACTCCAGTGGATTTTTCGCCATGAGATATTTGCTTCACTGCTGCTTTCTGACGTGTGCAAACCAGTTGCTGCAGATTCCGCAGTTTTCAA TTCGATCCATCGTCAAAACGGTGACGAAGAAGGAAACAAGTGCATGGACTTTTGATTTTGGTTACTGGTACGGATTCAACACGACGATTTTGGCCCTGATATTGACCTTTAG TGTGGCTGTCCCTTTCATCCTCCCGCTCGGTTCGCTCTACTTCTTCCTACGCTACTACATAGACAAGTACAACCTGATATATGAAATATGTCGAACCAATTTGGACAGCCATGGAGCTATCATAAGAACGGCCATTAAGTTTATGCTTTTTTCCGTGGCCTTTTTTCAA CTCGTCATGTTCACCTTCTTCTCGCGGGTGCAGAACAAATTCATTTCCGTGGGGAGGAACATCCTCTTTTTGTCATCGTCCCTCACAACGCTACTGCTCCTGTGTCGATCTACGGAATGGGTAAGCACAAACCAcataaagaagaagaaagggaaaaggacGTTTTGTTACCTGTGTGAGAAGAACGTCTACGTGAGTAACTTGAAGGACTTGAATAAGTTGAAGTACGCCTATGCCAACCCCTACGAAACGAAGCGGTGA